Proteins from one Pseudomonas bijieensis genomic window:
- a CDS encoding pilus assembly protein PilP has translation MRPVCRICLLAGLVALAGCNNDNGFSDLDAYMNEVRLRPPGKIEPTPTFRPYETFTYSAANLRSPFSRQVRVDQADRQRGSRNVRPDPNRVKQYLEGFNIEQFEMVGTISNVSGSFALLRGAGGVHRLKVGDYLGRNDGRIVAISATQVDVVEIVPDGEGAWLERPRTIPLKEHS, from the coding sequence ATGAGGCCGGTGTGTCGCATCTGCCTGCTGGCAGGCCTGGTCGCGCTGGCGGGCTGCAACAACGACAATGGTTTCAGCGACCTGGACGCCTATATGAACGAAGTGCGCCTGCGCCCGCCTGGCAAGATCGAGCCGACACCCACGTTCAGGCCCTACGAAACCTTTACCTACAGCGCCGCGAACCTGCGCAGTCCGTTTTCCCGGCAGGTTCGCGTGGACCAGGCCGACCGGCAGCGGGGCTCGCGCAATGTCCGGCCCGACCCCAACCGGGTCAAGCAGTACCTGGAGGGCTTCAACATCGAGCAGTTCGAAATGGTCGGTACGATCTCCAACGTCAGTGGCTCCTTCGCGCTCCTGCGTGGCGCGGGCGGGGTGCATCGGCTCAAGGTCGGCGACTATCTGGGTCGCAACGACGGGCGGATCGTCGCCATCAGTGCCACTCAGGTCGATGTGGTCGAAATCGTTCCCGATGGCGAGGGTGCCTGGCTGGAGCGACCACGGACCATTCCTTTGAAAGAGCATTCATAG
- the pilQ gene encoding type IV pilus secretin PilQ, with amino-acid sequence MNRIFSALGISLWIALLSPMVHGASLKTLDVAALPGDRVELKLTFDGPPPTPRGYTTEQPARIALDLPGVTNQLASKNHDLGGGNARSATVVEAGDRTRLIIGLTQLAPYDTRVEGNHLFVVVGKGGSAKSAAAKNTVQAPRTAVASAAPARASAPVGKAIRGVDFQRGTQGEGNVVIDLSDPSIAPDIQEREGKIILNFARTQLPEPLRVRLDVKDFATPVQFVNASAGSDRATISIEPSGTFDYSTYQTDNKLTVSVRPMTVDDLQKRNADRAAYSGEKLSLNFQDIEVRSVLQLIADFTNLNLVASDTVQGGITLRLQNVPWDQALDLVLKTKGLDKRKVGNVLLVAPADEIAARERQELESQKQIADLAPLRRELLQVNYAKAADIAKLFQSVTSAEAKADERGTITVDERTNNIIAYQTQDRLDELRRIVAQLDIPVRQVMIEARIVEANVDYDKSLGVRWGGSIQNKGNWNTSGVTTGDSTTIGTPGSTSTNQPFVDMGASGNTSGIGIAFITDNVLLDLELTAMEKTGNGEIVSQPKVVTSDKETAKILKGTEIPYQEASSSGATSVSFKEASLSLEVTPQITPDNRIIMEVKVTKDEPDYLNKVQDVPPIKKNEVNAKVLVNDGETIVIGGVFSNTQSKVVDKVPFLGDVPYLGRLFRRDVVSEKKSELLVFLTPRIMNNQAIAVSR; translated from the coding sequence ATGAACAGGATTTTTTCAGCCCTCGGTATTTCGCTATGGATAGCGCTGTTGTCGCCGATGGTTCATGGGGCCAGTCTGAAGACGCTGGATGTGGCGGCGTTGCCGGGAGACCGTGTCGAGTTGAAGCTTACCTTCGATGGTCCGCCGCCGACTCCTCGGGGCTACACCACCGAACAACCGGCCCGGATTGCCCTGGACCTGCCCGGGGTGACCAATCAACTGGCCAGCAAGAACCACGACCTGGGCGGGGGCAATGCACGCAGCGCCACCGTGGTCGAGGCCGGGGATCGCACCCGGTTGATCATCGGCCTTACCCAACTGGCGCCGTACGATACCCGGGTCGAAGGTAACCATCTGTTCGTGGTGGTCGGCAAGGGGGGCTCTGCGAAGAGCGCTGCTGCGAAGAACACCGTCCAGGCCCCGCGCACGGCGGTTGCCAGCGCGGCGCCCGCGAGGGCCAGTGCGCCAGTGGGCAAGGCGATCCGTGGGGTTGACTTCCAGCGTGGGACCCAGGGCGAAGGCAACGTGGTAATTGATCTGTCTGATCCGTCCATCGCCCCGGACATCCAGGAGCGCGAAGGCAAGATCATCCTCAATTTCGCCAGGACCCAGTTGCCCGAGCCATTGCGGGTGCGCCTGGACGTCAAGGACTTCGCCACCCCGGTGCAGTTCGTCAATGCCAGCGCCGGCAGCGACCGGGCGACCATCAGCATCGAACCCAGCGGCACCTTCGACTACTCGACCTACCAGACCGACAACAAGCTCACCGTCAGCGTCCGTCCCATGACCGTCGACGACCTGCAAAAACGCAACGCCGACCGCGCGGCCTACAGTGGCGAGAAGCTCTCGCTCAACTTCCAGGACATCGAGGTGCGCTCGGTGCTGCAATTGATCGCCGATTTCACCAACCTGAACCTGGTGGCCAGCGACACGGTGCAGGGCGGCATCACCCTGCGCTTGCAGAACGTGCCTTGGGACCAGGCGCTGGATCTGGTGCTCAAGACCAAGGGTCTGGACAAGCGCAAGGTCGGCAACGTGCTGCTGGTGGCTCCGGCCGATGAAATTGCCGCTCGCGAGCGCCAGGAGCTGGAGTCGCAGAAGCAGATTGCCGACCTGGCACCACTGCGGCGTGAGCTGTTGCAGGTCAACTACGCCAAGGCGGCGGACATCGCCAAGCTGTTCCAGTCGGTGACCAGTGCCGAGGCGAAAGCCGACGAGCGCGGCACGATCACGGTCGATGAGCGCACCAACAACATCATTGCCTACCAGACCCAGGACCGGCTCGACGAACTGCGCAGGATCGTGGCGCAACTGGATATTCCGGTGCGCCAGGTGATGATCGAGGCGCGGATTGTCGAGGCCAACGTCGACTACGACAAAAGCCTGGGTGTGCGCTGGGGTGGGTCGATTCAGAACAAGGGCAACTGGAACACCTCAGGGGTGACCACCGGCGATTCCACCACCATTGGCACGCCAGGCAGCACCAGCACCAACCAGCCGTTCGTCGACATGGGGGCCTCGGGCAATACCTCGGGCATCGGCATTGCGTTCATTACCGACAACGTCTTGCTGGACCTTGAACTGACGGCCATGGAAAAGACCGGCAACGGCGAAATCGTCTCCCAGCCCAAGGTGGTGACCTCCGACAAGGAGACGGCAAAAATCCTCAAGGGCACGGAAATCCCTTATCAGGAAGCCAGTTCCAGCGGTGCCACGTCGGTGTCGTTCAAGGAGGCTTCGCTGTCGCTGGAGGTGACTCCGCAGATCACCCCGGACAACCGCATCATCATGGAGGTCAAAGTCACCAAGGATGAACCGGACTACTTGAACAAGGTGCAGGATGTGCCGCCAATCAAGAAAAACGAGGTCAACGCCAAGGTCTTGGTCAATGACGGCGAGACCATTGTGATTGGCGGGGTTTTCTCAAATACTCAGAGCAAGGTTGTAGATAAGGTGCCATTTCTTGGCGATGTGCCGTATCTTGGCCGCCTTTTCCGGCGTGATGTAGTCTCGGAGAAAAAATCCGAGCTGCTGGTGTTCCTCACTCCGCGTATCATGAACAACCAGGCGATTGCTGTGAGTCGTTGA
- a CDS encoding PilN domain-containing protein: MARINLLPWREELREERRKRFLLALVGALVGAVGVVLVAVRYIDGAIDHQVARNNHLSEQIAVLDERIKQISELKARRQQLLERMRIIQDLQGNRPVSGRIFDQLARTLPEGVYFTEVKMEDHTLSIKGAAESNNRVSDLMRNLDSSDLFDTPNLTEVKATTAGQLDQANVFQLTVRQTRPADAEDAQ; the protein is encoded by the coding sequence ATGGCGCGGATCAACCTGCTACCCTGGCGCGAAGAACTGCGCGAAGAACGGCGCAAACGCTTTTTGCTGGCCTTGGTGGGCGCGCTGGTCGGTGCGGTCGGCGTGGTCCTGGTTGCGGTCCGATACATCGACGGCGCCATCGACCACCAGGTCGCTCGCAATAACCATCTCTCGGAGCAGATCGCCGTGCTGGACGAGCGCATCAAGCAGATCAGCGAATTGAAGGCTCGTCGCCAGCAATTGCTGGAGCGTATGCGCATCATTCAGGACTTGCAGGGGAACCGGCCGGTCAGCGGGCGCATTTTCGACCAGTTGGCGAGGACCTTGCCGGAAGGTGTTTATTTCACCGAAGTGAAGATGGAAGACCACACGCTCTCGATCAAGGGGGCCGCTGAATCGAACAACCGGGTCTCGGACCTGATGCGCAACCTGGACTCGTCGGACCTGTTCGACACGCCCAACCTGACGGAGGTCAAGGCCACCACCGCCGGGCAACTCGACCAGGCCAACGTTTTCCAACTGACGGTGCGCCAGACCCGCCCGGCCGATGCGGAGGACGCCCAATGA
- the aroK gene encoding shikimate kinase AroK produces the protein MRNLILVGPMGAGKSTIGRLLAKELRLPFKDSDKEIELRTGANIPWIFDKEGEPGFRDREQAMIAELCAFDGVVLATGGGAVMREANRRALHAGGRVVYLHASVEQQVGRTARDRNRPLLRTADPAKTLRDLLELRDPLYREIADLVVETDERPPRMVVLDILDRLQQLPPR, from the coding sequence GTGCGAAATTTGATTCTTGTAGGGCCGATGGGCGCTGGAAAAAGCACCATCGGCCGTTTGCTGGCCAAAGAGCTGCGCCTGCCATTCAAAGATTCCGACAAGGAAATTGAATTGCGCACGGGCGCTAATATCCCATGGATTTTCGACAAGGAAGGCGAACCGGGCTTTCGTGACCGTGAGCAGGCGATGATCGCCGAGCTGTGCGCGTTCGATGGCGTGGTGCTGGCCACCGGCGGCGGCGCGGTCATGCGCGAAGCCAATCGTCGGGCGCTGCATGCCGGCGGACGAGTGGTCTACCTGCATGCCTCCGTCGAACAACAGGTCGGCCGCACGGCCCGGGATCGCAACCGTCCGCTGTTGCGTACCGCCGACCCGGCCAAAACCCTGCGGGATCTGCTGGAGCTGCGTGACCCGTTGTATCGGGAGATCGCCGACCTGGTGGTGGAAACCGACGAGCGGCCGCCGCGGATGGTGGTGCTCGACATCCTTGATCGTCTTCAGCAACTGCCTCCCCGTTAA
- a CDS encoding pilus assembly protein PilM has product MLRLFNKKAHTLLGIDISSTSVKLLELSRQGERYRVESYAVEPLPANAVVEKNIADLEGVGQALSRLLAKAKTPVRSVAVAVAGSAVITKTIEMDAGLSDDDMENQLKIEADQYIPYPLDEVAIDFEVVGVSPRSAERVEVLLAACRKENVEVREAALALAGLTARVVDVEAYALERAFGLLATQLAASQERLTVAVIDIGATMTTLSVLHNGRIIYTREQLFGGRQLTEEIQRRYGLTPEQAGLAKKQGGLPDDYLSEVLQPFREALVQQVSRSLQFFFASGQYSAVDHILLAGGTASVAGLDRLIEQRLGTPTQVANPFTNMALGSKVNAGALASDAPALMIACGLALRSFD; this is encoded by the coding sequence GTGCTACGACTCTTCAATAAAAAAGCCCATACGCTTCTGGGGATCGACATCAGCTCCACGTCGGTGAAGCTGCTCGAGTTGAGCCGCCAGGGCGAGCGATATCGCGTCGAGTCCTACGCGGTCGAACCGTTGCCGGCCAACGCCGTGGTCGAGAAGAACATCGCCGATCTCGAAGGGGTGGGCCAGGCATTGTCACGACTGTTGGCCAAGGCCAAGACGCCCGTGCGTAGCGTGGCGGTGGCCGTTGCGGGGTCGGCGGTGATTACCAAGACCATCGAGATGGACGCCGGGTTGTCCGACGATGACATGGAAAACCAGCTCAAGATCGAGGCCGATCAATACATTCCCTATCCGCTGGATGAGGTGGCCATCGATTTCGAAGTGGTGGGCGTTTCGCCGCGCAGTGCCGAGCGCGTCGAAGTGCTGCTGGCGGCCTGCCGCAAGGAAAACGTCGAGGTCCGCGAGGCCGCGTTGGCGCTCGCCGGGCTGACGGCCCGGGTGGTCGACGTGGAGGCTTATGCGCTGGAGCGTGCTTTCGGCTTGCTCGCCACGCAACTGGCCGCCTCCCAGGAACGGCTGACTGTGGCGGTTATCGACATCGGCGCCACCATGACCACCCTCAGCGTGCTGCACAACGGGCGCATCATCTATACCCGCGAACAATTGTTCGGCGGCCGCCAACTGACCGAGGAAATTCAGCGCCGCTATGGCTTGACGCCCGAGCAGGCCGGCTTGGCAAAGAAGCAGGGAGGGCTGCCGGACGATTACCTGAGCGAAGTGTTGCAACCCTTTCGCGAGGCTCTGGTACAGCAGGTCTCGCGATCCCTGCAGTTCTTCTTCGCCTCGGGCCAGTACAGTGCGGTTGACCACATCCTGCTGGCCGGGGGCACGGCTTCGGTCGCCGGCCTGGATCGGCTGATCGAACAACGCCTGGGTACCCCGACCCAGGTGGCCAACCCGTTTACCAACATGGCCCTGGGCAGCAAGGTCAATGCCGGGGCGCTGGCCAGTGATGCACCGGCGCTGATGATTGCCTGCGGGCTGGCCCTCAGGAGCTTCGACTGA
- the pilO gene encoding type 4a pilus biogenesis protein PilO, translating to MKPGEWFDALRKIDLSDLDTNNIGSWPAPIKWLAGVLLVVLVLGLGYNFALSDLENQLQQVREEENTLKAQFAGKAHMAANLERYTEQMKQMETSFGVLLRQLPSDTEVPGLLEDITRTGLGSGLEFEEIKLLPEVTQPFYIELPIQITVTGGYHDLATFVSGVAGLPRIVTLHDFEIAPMEPEAGTKLRMSIQAKTYRYNEQEAQP from the coding sequence ATGAAACCAGGGGAGTGGTTCGACGCGCTGCGCAAGATCGACCTCAGTGACCTGGACACCAACAACATCGGTTCCTGGCCGGCGCCCATCAAATGGCTGGCCGGCGTCCTGTTGGTGGTCCTGGTGCTGGGGCTGGGCTATAACTTTGCCTTGAGTGACCTGGAAAACCAGTTGCAGCAGGTGCGCGAGGAAGAAAACACCCTCAAGGCGCAATTCGCGGGCAAGGCCCACATGGCCGCGAACCTGGAGCGCTACACCGAGCAGATGAAGCAGATGGAAACGTCTTTTGGTGTGCTGTTGCGGCAATTGCCCAGCGATACCGAAGTGCCGGGCCTGCTGGAGGACATCACTCGCACCGGCCTGGGCAGCGGCCTGGAGTTCGAGGAAATCAAGCTGCTGCCGGAGGTCACCCAGCCGTTCTACATCGAGTTGCCGATCCAGATCACCGTGACCGGCGGCTACCACGACCTGGCGACGTTCGTCAGTGGAGTGGCCGGGTTGCCCCGAATCGTCACGCTGCACGATTTCGAAATCGCTCCGATGGAGCCCGAGGCGGGCACGAAGCTGCGCATGAGTATCCAGGCCAAGACCTACCGGTACAACGAGCAGGAGGCGCAACCATGA
- a CDS encoding AAA family ATPase has translation MTSLHADEAFLGHFQLSHDPFAPRVPGFKFFPAQRKPVLGQLHHLARYSQLLLVVTGPQGSGKTLLRQALVASTNKQSVQSVVVSARGAGDAAGVLRQVAQALNVAQAEIGAILDQIVQLALTGQEVYLLVDDAEQLDESALEALLALAAGAPEGRPHVFLFGESSLIADLDQLSLEEERFHVIELAPYTEEETREYLAQRLEGAGRGIELFTADQISEIHESAGGWPGNINQVARDALIEVMIASRSAVKRPSMGFNMPKKHVLAISAVVVVAVAAAWLMPGRNKAPTTGTPANEQAQLPLGQGTPQPNGGAPAVEFAGNTQPMPLPLVGQSQPVMRGPLAEAAGGITEGDDGAAPPIDDSSDVPPTVTTTSPPAGVPAGPAPTPTPAPAAKPTPAPTQIATAKPAPAPAPATKPAAPAPAAKPAAPAKAAGGSWYAGQAPGNYVVQILGTSSEATAQNFVKEQGGEYRYFKKVLNGKPLYVITYGSFASRDAAVSAIKALPAKVQAGKPWPRTVASVQQELAATR, from the coding sequence ATGACTAGTTTGCATGCCGACGAGGCTTTCCTCGGCCATTTCCAATTGAGTCATGACCCTTTCGCTCCACGGGTCCCGGGCTTCAAGTTCTTTCCCGCCCAGCGCAAACCGGTGCTGGGCCAGTTGCATCACCTGGCACGCTACAGCCAGTTGCTGTTGGTGGTCACAGGTCCCCAGGGCAGCGGCAAGACCTTGCTGCGCCAGGCCCTGGTGGCCAGTACCAACAAGCAGTCGGTGCAAAGCGTGGTGGTCTCCGCCCGCGGCGCCGGCGATGCCGCCGGTGTGTTGCGCCAGGTGGCCCAGGCGCTGAATGTCGCCCAGGCCGAAATCGGGGCGATTCTCGATCAGATCGTGCAGTTGGCGCTGACCGGGCAGGAAGTCTATCTGCTGGTGGACGACGCCGAGCAGCTCGACGAGTCGGCCCTGGAAGCCCTGCTGGCCCTGGCTGCCGGTGCGCCGGAAGGTCGTCCCCATGTGTTCCTGTTCGGCGAGTCGTCGCTGATCGCTGATCTGGATCAACTGAGTCTTGAGGAAGAGCGCTTCCACGTTATCGAGCTGGCGCCCTACACCGAGGAAGAGACGCGTGAATACCTGGCCCAGCGTCTTGAGGGGGCGGGCCGGGGTATCGAACTTTTTACCGCCGATCAGATCTCTGAGATTCACGAAAGCGCAGGTGGTTGGCCTGGCAACATCAACCAGGTCGCCCGCGATGCTCTGATCGAAGTCATGATTGCCAGCCGCTCAGCGGTGAAGCGTCCAAGTATGGGGTTCAACATGCCGAAGAAACACGTATTGGCAATTTCCGCTGTCGTCGTGGTCGCGGTTGCCGCCGCCTGGCTAATGCCGGGTCGCAACAAGGCGCCGACCACGGGCACTCCTGCCAACGAGCAGGCGCAACTGCCCCTCGGTCAGGGTACGCCGCAACCCAACGGTGGTGCTCCGGCAGTGGAATTCGCCGGCAACACCCAGCCGATGCCGCTGCCGTTGGTCGGCCAGTCGCAGCCGGTCATGCGCGGCCCGCTGGCCGAAGCGGCCGGTGGCATCACCGAAGGCGACGACGGCGCGGCGCCACCGATCGACGACAGCAGCGACGTGCCGCCGACCGTGACCACCACCTCACCACCGGCGGGCGTGCCGGCCGGTCCTGCGCCGACGCCAACGCCTGCTCCGGCGGCCAAGCCGACTCCGGCACCGACCCAGATAGCCACCGCCAAGCCTGCCCCGGCTCCAGCGCCCGCGACCAAGCCTGCCGCGCCAGCACCGGCCGCCAAGCCTGCTGCTCCGGCCAAGGCCGCGGGCGGTAGCTGGTACGCCGGCCAGGCACCGGGTAACTACGTGGTGCAGATCCTCGGCACCAGCTCTGAAGCCACGGCGCAGAACTTCGTCAAGGAGCAGGGCGGCGAGTACCGCTATTTCAAGAAAGTGCTCAACGGCAAGCCACTGTATGTCATCACCTACGGCAGCTTTGCCAGTCGTGATGCAGCCGTTTCCGCTATCAAGGCCTTGCCAGCGAAGGTTCAGGCTGGTAAACCTTGGCCTCGCACTGTCGCCAGCGTCCAACAGGAACTGGCTGCAACTCGCTGA
- the aroB gene encoding 3-dehydroquinate synthase, translated as MQTLKVDLGERSYPIHIGEGLLDQPELLAPHIAGRQVAIISNETVAPLYLERLTRSLSAFSVISVVLPDGEAFKNWETLQLIFDGLLSARHDRRTTVIALGGGVIGDMAGFAAACYQRGVDFIQIPTTLLSQVDSSVGGKTGINHPLGKNMVGAFYQPNVVLIDTATLNTLPARELSAGLAEVIKYGLICDEPFLGWLEENVDRLRALDQAALTYAIERSCAAKAAVVGADERESGVRATLNLGHTFGHAIETHMGYGVWLHGEAVAAGTVMALEMSARLGWISEQERDRGIRLFQRAGLPVVPPEEMTEADFLEHMAIDKKVIDGRLRLVLLRHMGEAVVTDDYPKAVLQATLGADYRALAQLKG; from the coding sequence ATGCAGACACTTAAGGTCGACCTGGGCGAGCGCAGCTACCCGATTCATATTGGCGAAGGCTTGCTGGACCAGCCCGAACTGCTGGCGCCGCATATCGCCGGGCGGCAAGTGGCGATCATTTCCAATGAAACCGTCGCGCCCCTGTATCTGGAACGTCTGACCCGCAGCCTGTCGGCCTTCTCGGTCATTTCCGTGGTGTTGCCCGACGGTGAAGCCTTCAAGAATTGGGAAACCTTGCAGCTTATTTTCGACGGCCTGCTGAGTGCGCGGCACGATCGGCGCACCACGGTGATTGCCCTCGGTGGCGGCGTGATCGGCGACATGGCCGGTTTTGCCGCCGCCTGCTATCAGCGTGGCGTCGATTTCATCCAGATCCCCACCACGCTGCTGTCCCAGGTCGATTCGTCAGTGGGCGGCAAGACCGGGATCAACCATCCGCTGGGCAAGAACATGGTGGGGGCTTTCTATCAGCCCAACGTGGTGCTGATCGATACCGCTACCCTCAACACCTTGCCTGCCCGTGAACTGTCTGCGGGGCTGGCGGAGGTCATCAAATACGGGCTGATCTGCGACGAGCCGTTCCTGGGCTGGCTCGAAGAGAATGTCGACCGTCTACGTGCACTGGATCAGGCGGCCCTGACCTACGCCATTGAACGTTCCTGCGCCGCCAAGGCCGCCGTGGTCGGTGCCGATGAGCGGGAGTCGGGAGTGCGGGCCACGCTCAACCTGGGCCACACCTTTGGCCATGCCATCGAAACCCATATGGGCTATGGTGTCTGGCTGCATGGCGAGGCGGTTGCGGCCGGCACGGTCATGGCCCTGGAGATGTCTGCGCGCCTGGGCTGGATCAGCGAGCAGGAGCGCGATCGCGGCATTCGTCTGTTCCAGCGCGCCGGGCTGCCGGTGGTTCCGCCCGAGGAAATGACTGAGGCGGATTTCCTTGAACACATGGCAATCGACAAAAAAGTGATCGACGGTCGTCTGCGTCTGGTGCTGCTGCGCCACATGGGCGAAGCGGTGGTGACCGACGATTATCCGAAAGCAGTTCTACAGGCCACGCTGGGAGCGGACTACCGCGCCCTGGCTCAGCTTAAAGGTTAA
- a CDS encoding penicillin-binding protein 1A, whose translation MRLLKFFGWSIVAVFCGLLLGLSGAFLYLSPGLPSVEALRSIQLQIPLRVYSSDNKLIAEFGEMRRTPIRFADIPPNFINALLSAEDDNFANHYGVDPGSLMRAASQLVKSGHIQSGGSTITMQVAKNFFLTSERSFSRKTTEILLALQIERQLTKDEILELYVNKIYLGNRAYGIEAAAQVYYGKSIRDVSLAQMAMIAGLPKAPSRFNPLANPARSKERRDWILGRMYKLGKISEADYTAAINEPLNASYHVPTPEVNAPYIAEMARAEMVGRYGSDAYTEGFRVTTTVPSNLQEMANTALHEGLMTYDQRHGYRGPESRLPGKTKEAWALELTKQRTISSLEPAIVTSVDKDGIKVLTRNGELEEHVAWDTMKWARPFLNTNSMGANPRQPSDVAQVGDLIRVQRQADNTLKFSQIPAAQGALVSLDPQDGAIRSLVGGFAFEQSNYNRALQAKRQPGSSFKPFVYSAALDNGYTAASLVNDAPIVFVDEYLDKVWRPKNDTNTFLGPIRLREALYKSRNLVSIRLLQALGVDRTIDYISKFGFNKQDLPRNLSLALGTATLTPMEIATGWSTFANGGYKITPYIIDKIESRNGETLFVANPPRVPTGEQASDGLAAPSTETFTVNATPGEATTAPGLPQAPAVAERIIDGRTTYILNSMLQDVIKLGTGRRALALGRTDLAGKTGTTNESKDAWFSGYNANYVTTVWTGFDQPESLGRREFGGTVALPIWMSYMGAALKDKPPHTQPEPEGILSLRVDPVSGRAATPGTPGAYFELFKSEDTPPSVNELGNGAAPGSPLPADEAAPIDLF comes from the coding sequence ATTCGTCTGCTGAAATTTTTCGGATGGTCCATCGTCGCCGTTTTCTGCGGACTGCTCTTGGGCCTGAGCGGCGCCTTCCTTTACCTTAGTCCGGGATTGCCGTCCGTGGAGGCGCTGAGAAGTATTCAGTTGCAGATTCCTCTGCGGGTGTACAGCAGCGATAACAAGCTGATCGCCGAATTTGGCGAAATGCGCCGCACACCGATCCGTTTCGCCGACATTCCCCCCAATTTCATCAATGCGTTACTAAGTGCTGAAGACGATAACTTCGCCAACCACTATGGCGTCGATCCCGGCAGCCTGATGCGCGCCGCCAGCCAGTTGGTCAAGAGCGGGCACATCCAGTCCGGCGGTAGCACCATCACCATGCAGGTGGCCAAGAACTTCTTCCTGACCAGCGAGCGCAGCTTCTCGCGCAAGACCACCGAGATCCTCCTGGCCCTGCAAATCGAGCGACAGCTGACCAAGGATGAAATCCTCGAGCTGTACGTGAACAAGATTTACCTGGGCAACCGCGCCTACGGCATCGAGGCGGCCGCACAGGTGTACTACGGCAAGTCGATCCGCGATGTGAGCCTGGCGCAGATGGCGATGATCGCCGGCCTGCCCAAGGCACCGTCACGCTTCAACCCGCTGGCCAACCCGGCGCGCAGCAAGGAGCGTCGCGACTGGATCCTGGGGCGCATGTACAAGCTCGGCAAGATCAGCGAGGCCGACTACACCGCAGCGATCAATGAACCGCTGAACGCCAGCTATCACGTACCGACCCCGGAAGTGAACGCCCCGTATATCGCCGAGATGGCCCGTGCCGAGATGGTCGGGCGCTATGGCAGCGACGCTTATACCGAAGGTTTCCGCGTGACCACCACGGTACCGAGCAACTTGCAGGAAATGGCCAACACCGCCCTGCACGAGGGCCTGATGACCTACGACCAGCGCCACGGCTACCGCGGCCCTGAATCGCGCCTGCCGGGCAAGACCAAGGAAGCCTGGGCCCTGGAGTTGACCAAGCAACGCACCATCAGCAGCCTGGAGCCGGCGATCGTCACCTCGGTGGACAAGGACGGCATCAAGGTGCTGACCCGCAACGGCGAGCTGGAAGAGCATGTGGCCTGGGACACCATGAAATGGGCCCGTCCGTTCCTCAATACCAACAGCATGGGCGCCAACCCACGACAGCCATCCGACGTGGCCCAGGTCGGCGACCTGATCCGCGTCCAGCGCCAGGCGGACAACACCCTCAAGTTCAGCCAGATCCCGGCCGCCCAGGGCGCGCTGGTGTCCCTCGACCCGCAGGACGGTGCCATCCGTTCGCTGGTGGGTGGTTTCGCCTTCGAGCAGAGCAACTACAACCGGGCGTTGCAGGCCAAGCGCCAGCCGGGCTCGAGCTTCAAGCCGTTCGTCTACAGCGCCGCCCTGGATAACGGCTACACCGCCGCCAGCCTGGTGAACGATGCGCCGATCGTGTTCGTCGATGAGTACCTGGACAAGGTCTGGCGGCCGAAGAACGATACCAATACATTCCTCGGCCCGATTCGCCTGCGTGAGGCGCTGTACAAATCCCGCAACCTGGTATCGATCCGCCTGTTGCAGGCACTGGGCGTGGACCGCACCATCGACTACATCAGCAAGTTCGGCTTCAACAAGCAGGACTTGCCGCGCAACCTGTCCCTGGCCCTGGGCACCGCGACCCTGACGCCGATGGAAATCGCCACGGGCTGGAGTACGTTCGCCAACGGCGGGTACAAGATCACCCCGTACATCATCGACAAGATCGAAAGCCGCAACGGCGAGACGCTGTTCGTTGCCAACCCGCCACGCGTGCCCACGGGCGAGCAGGCCAGCGATGGCCTCGCCGCGCCGTCCACCGAGACGTTCACGGTCAATGCGACGCCGGGCGAAGCCACGACGGCCCCAGGCCTGCCGCAAGCGCCCGCCGTCGCGGAGCGCATTATCGATGGCCGCACCACCTATATCCTCAACAGCATGCTCCAGGACGTGATCAAGCTCGGCACCGGTCGCCGCGCACTGGCCCTGGGCCGCACCGACCTGGCGGGCAAGACCGGTACCACCAACGAATCCAAGGACGCCTGGTTCTCCGGCTACAACGCCAATTACGTGACCACCGTCTGGACCGGTTTCGACCAGCCCGAAAGCCTGGGCCGCCGTGAGTTCGGTGGCACCGTGGCGCTGCCGATCTGGATGAGCTACATGGGTGCCGCCCTCAAGGACAAACCGCCTCACACCCAGCCGGAACCGGAAGGCATCCTCAGCCTGCGGGTCGACCCGGTCAGTGGTCGCGCAGCCACGCCAGGTACCCCGGGCGCGTACTTCGAACTGTTCAAGAGCGAAGACACGCCACCGTCGGTCAACGAGCTGGGCAACGGCGCTGCGCCGGGCAGCCCGCTGCCGGCGGACGAGGCGGCGCCGATCGATCTGTTCTGA